The following proteins are co-located in the Treponema primitia ZAS-1 genome:
- a CDS encoding type II toxin-antitoxin system YafQ family toxin, with protein sequence MEKIDTILSLLINEEPLPAHCRPHGLSGTYAGYMDCHIGGDWVLIYRIRTGTILFYRTGTHSDLF encoded by the coding sequence ATGGAGAAGATCGACACTATTCTGTCCCTTCTGATTAATGAAGAACCCTTGCCCGCCCATTGCCGCCCCCACGGCCTTTCCGGTACCTATGCCGGGTATATGGATTGCCATATCGGGGGTGACTGGGTCCTGATTTACCGCATCAGAACGGGAACCATACTTTTTTACCGCACCGGCACCCA